The following proteins come from a genomic window of Acetivibrio cellulolyticus CD2:
- a CDS encoding PrsW family intramembrane metalloprotease, whose product MNQLTDTISAFIHTRNSWLRILITGFLLYITAIAAFNLTNNPNLIPTVIFTGNFLVPVSFVAFFYERRDRFSVRMSSTSISFFYGGILGTAAAALLEPIFIGALTFSTSFSVGIIEELTKLIGVFFIAKNRKYNSEMDGIILGAAAGMGFAAFESTGYAFSAFLQNGGSMSYAVLITLIRGLASPVGHGTWTAILASVLLRESVSGKFYFNSKVSMAYLTVVILHGLWDGLPFVISLIVPSVNAILIGQLTIGLIGLVILNRRWQEARKESSMRLA is encoded by the coding sequence TTGAATCAGTTGACAGATACTATTTCAGCATTTATTCATACGCGTAATTCATGGCTTAGAATTTTAATTACAGGATTTCTTTTGTATATTACTGCTATTGCGGCGTTTAATCTGACTAATAATCCAAATCTTATCCCTACTGTGATCTTTACAGGGAATTTTCTGGTGCCTGTTTCTTTCGTAGCCTTTTTTTATGAGAGAAGAGATCGGTTTAGTGTGAGAATGTCCTCAACTTCAATAAGCTTTTTTTATGGTGGAATTCTTGGAACAGCTGCTGCAGCATTGCTTGAACCTATTTTTATTGGTGCGCTAACTTTTTCTACATCATTTAGCGTAGGAATTATTGAAGAATTAACCAAACTAATAGGTGTTTTCTTTATAGCTAAAAACAGGAAGTACAATTCCGAGATGGATGGAATTATACTTGGTGCAGCTGCAGGTATGGGTTTTGCTGCTTTTGAAAGCACAGGCTATGCTTTTTCTGCCTTTTTACAAAATGGGGGTAGCATGTCCTATGCAGTACTAATAACACTTATCCGTGGACTGGCATCACCAGTTGGACATGGAACCTGGACGGCTATTTTAGCAAGTGTTTTATTGCGAGAGAGTGTTAGTGGAAAATTTTATTTTAACAGTAAAGTATCGATGGCTTACCTTACAGTTGTTATATTGCATGGCTTATGGGACGGTCTTCCTTTTGTGATAAGCCTTATTGTTCCATCTGTAAATGCTATACTCATAGGGCAGCTGACTATAGGCTTAATAGGATTGGTAATCCTTAATAGAAGGTGGCAGGAAGCAAGGAAGGAATCTTCGATGCGGCTTGCATAG
- the uvsE gene encoding UV DNA damage repair endonuclease UvsE yields the protein MIVRLGYVAMTLNLKDCSPSGTVTVKTFSSLASKEAKLHRLRKITRDNLNNTLRILRYNKASNISVYRFTSKLVPLATHPLIEEWNYIEDFKEEFIEIGDFVKENDLRISAHPDHYTLINSPSEKVLEDSIRDLDYHVKLYEAMGLADYKYKLVMHIGGVYKDKELSIERFKENFIKLPDRIRKRLILENDDKVYTAMDVLGICKDLKVPMVLDVHHHNCANNGEALEDMLHDIFKTWNGEYFAPKIHFSSPKTLKEFRSHADDIEPKEFEKFLKTAKKAEMDFDVMIEAKNKDNALFNLSNKVKEFENIRWINEGHFEVL from the coding sequence ATGATTGTAAGACTAGGGTATGTTGCGATGACTCTTAATTTGAAAGATTGTTCACCATCGGGTACTGTTACTGTTAAGACGTTTTCAAGTCTGGCAAGTAAAGAGGCTAAATTGCATAGGCTTAGAAAAATAACGAGGGACAATCTTAATAATACCCTTAGGATACTTCGGTATAATAAGGCTTCTAACATAAGTGTCTACAGATTTACTTCCAAACTTGTGCCATTAGCAACACATCCTTTAATAGAAGAGTGGAATTATATAGAGGATTTCAAGGAAGAGTTTATTGAGATAGGTGATTTTGTAAAGGAAAACGACTTGCGTATAAGTGCCCATCCAGACCATTACACGCTTATAAACTCTCCTTCAGAGAAAGTTCTTGAAGATTCAATCAGGGATCTTGATTACCATGTAAAATTATATGAAGCCATGGGGCTTGCGGACTATAAATACAAGCTGGTTATGCATATAGGCGGTGTATATAAGGACAAGGAGCTATCCATAGAAAGATTTAAAGAAAATTTTATAAAGCTGCCTGACAGAATAAGAAAAAGACTTATATTAGAAAATGATGATAAAGTATATACTGCGATGGATGTATTGGGAATATGCAAGGACTTGAAGGTTCCTATGGTTTTGGATGTACATCATCATAATTGTGCAAATAATGGGGAAGCTTTGGAGGACATGCTACATGATATATTTAAAACTTGGAATGGTGAGTACTTTGCCCCTAAAATTCATTTTTCAAGTCCAAAGACTTTAAAAGAGTTCAGAAGCCATGCTGATGACATTGAACCAAAAGAGTTTGAAAAGTTTTTGAAAACAGCCAAAAAGGCAGAGATGGATTTTGATGTAATGATTGAGGCGAAGAATAAAGATAATGCTTTGTTTAACCTATCCAATAAGGTAAAAGAATTTGAAAATATTAGATGGATAAATGAGGGGCACTTTGAGGTATTATAG
- a CDS encoding class I SAM-dependent methyltransferase, with protein sequence MSFYDEIGKYYDKIFPAGEEQLGFIEDAAGRKSVRILDVACGSGTYSIELAKRGYKITAVDLEAEMIRKVREKADNEKVDIEAFVCSMTELEGKLSQKYSVLFCIGNSIVHLSSLEEIEGALKQMYSLIESDGAVIIQIMNYDRIIRLGLKELPPIMDQEAGIEFIREYDYQSGRNVINFNTKLVVKDGNDTRTLKNTVELLPVQSDELIVLLRKAGFKRYECYGDFKCTPYKEDSYMFVLKAFKSQQ encoded by the coding sequence ATGAGCTTCTACGACGAGATAGGCAAATACTATGACAAAATATTTCCGGCAGGGGAAGAACAGCTTGGATTTATTGAGGATGCAGCAGGAAGGAAAAGCGTTAGAATTCTGGATGTTGCCTGTGGCTCAGGGACATATTCAATTGAGCTGGCCAAGAGGGGTTATAAAATTACAGCTGTTGATCTTGAAGCTGAAATGATAAGAAAAGTCAGGGAAAAGGCTGATAATGAGAAAGTAGATATAGAGGCATTTGTTTGCAGTATGACTGAACTTGAAGGAAAACTGTCTCAAAAGTATAGTGTTTTATTCTGCATAGGTAATTCTATAGTTCATCTCAGCAGCCTTGAAGAAATAGAGGGTGCACTCAAACAGATGTATAGCCTTATAGAGTCTGATGGTGCTGTTATTATACAGATAATGAATTATGACAGAATTATAAGGCTTGGTTTAAAAGAACTTCCCCCAATAATGGATCAGGAGGCAGGAATAGAGTTTATACGTGAGTATGACTACCAGTCAGGAAGAAATGTAATTAATTTTAATACTAAGTTGGTTGTAAAGGATGGTAATGATACAAGAACATTAAAAAACACTGTAGAACTTCTTCCTGTTCAGAGTGATGAGCTTATAGTGCTTTTAAGAAAAGCAGGATTTAAGAGATATGAATGTTATGGCGATTTTAAGTGTACTCCATATAAAGAGGATTCATATATGTTTGTCTTAAAGGCTTTCAAGTCTCAACAATAG
- a CDS encoding NAD(P)/FAD-dependent oxidoreductase produces the protein MEYVILGNGAAGISAAEKLRQLNDSCEITIISVEDTPVYTKFMLPDYIGGKIVKEKLILRDLNYYNQNRIKLLLSQNIDSIDYTKKIVMLTGGAELEYEKLLLAVGGSPVVPNIEGLNEIKYFTLNSIKDADNIIRNAVKGEKAVIVGAGLTGIETAFALRRLGMTVTLVERESRILSQQLDVTAAQMLVEMIRKEGIELLLGSNVQRVTADNGFNIELSNGEKLDFNMLVISIGTRPNLDLVKGTGIKTNRGVLVNDYMETSIKDIFAAGDVAELQNKRDSGTVSSYIWPNALAQGKCAASNMAGQIQEFSSDAGFSNAVRLRDVAFLSMGMINPNEEEYESLVYCDNDLHAYRKVVLKDNIIKGLILLGDTSSANILGDFAKKGRDISDIRNIILEKDFAIKFKAMT, from the coding sequence GTGGAATATGTGATTCTTGGTAATGGGGCGGCAGGTATATCTGCGGCTGAAAAGTTGAGACAGCTGAATGATAGCTGTGAAATTACAATTATAAGTGTGGAAGATACACCGGTTTATACAAAGTTTATGCTTCCGGATTACATAGGCGGTAAGATTGTCAAGGAAAAGCTTATATTGAGAGATCTGAATTACTATAATCAAAACAGGATAAAACTTTTGCTTAGCCAGAACATTGATAGTATTGATTACACAAAAAAAATCGTCATGCTCACGGGTGGTGCAGAGCTTGAGTATGAAAAACTGCTTCTAGCAGTTGGGGGTAGTCCTGTAGTTCCAAACATAGAGGGACTAAACGAAATTAAATACTTTACTCTAAATTCGATAAAAGATGCTGATAATATTATAAGAAATGCTGTAAAAGGAGAAAAGGCAGTTATTGTAGGTGCGGGACTAACCGGCATTGAGACTGCGTTTGCCCTCAGAAGATTGGGAATGACCGTTACATTGGTTGAAAGGGAATCAAGGATTTTGTCTCAACAGTTGGATGTTACTGCTGCCCAAATGCTTGTTGAAATGATAAGGAAAGAAGGTATAGAACTTCTACTTGGAAGCAATGTTCAAAGAGTTACTGCGGATAACGGGTTTAATATTGAATTGTCAAATGGAGAAAAGCTGGATTTCAACATGCTGGTTATCTCTATAGGTACAAGACCAAACCTTGACCTTGTAAAGGGAACTGGAATAAAAACCAATAGGGGTGTTCTTGTAAACGATTATATGGAGACAAGCATAAAGGACATATTTGCAGCAGGTGATGTGGCGGAACTTCAGAATAAGAGAGACTCTGGTACAGTTTCAAGCTATATATGGCCTAATGCTCTGGCTCAGGGGAAATGTGCAGCTTCAAACATGGCAGGCCAGATTCAGGAATTCTCCAGTGATGCAGGTTTTAGTAATGCGGTAAGGCTTAGAGATGTTGCATTTTTATCAATGGGTATGATAAATCCTAATGAAGAAGAATATGAATCGCTGGTTTACTGCGATAATGATTTGCATGCATATAGGAAAGTAGTTTTAAAAGATAATATAATTAAAGGCTTGATTCTCTTGGGAGATACGTCATCTGCGAATATATTGGGTGACTTTGCAAAAAAGGGAAGGGATATCTCAGATATCAGAAATATTATTTTAGAAAAGGATTTTGCGATAAAGTTTAAGGCTATGACGTGA
- a CDS encoding RidA family protein: MSIEVISTSNAPKAIGPYSQAIKTQNMVFTSGQIPIHPATGDIVSGGIENQTKQVLENLKAVLVEAGTGLENVIKTTVYIKDMNDFTLVNQIYGEYFRAPYPARSCIEVARLPKDVMIEIEAVAIIPSSI, encoded by the coding sequence ATGTCAATTGAAGTTATATCTACAAGTAATGCCCCCAAAGCTATAGGGCCATATTCCCAGGCAATAAAAACTCAAAACATGGTATTTACTTCAGGTCAAATACCTATTCATCCAGCTACAGGCGACATTGTTAGTGGTGGTATTGAGAATCAGACAAAGCAGGTATTGGAAAATCTTAAAGCTGTTTTAGTTGAAGCAGGTACAGGGTTAGAAAATGTTATTAAGACTACAGTTTACATTAAGGATATGAATGATTTTACTCTGGTCAACCAAATCTACGGAGAATACTTTAGGGCACCTTATCCTGCAAGATCATGCATAGAGGTTGCAAGACTGCCGAAAGATGTAATGATTGAAATTGAAGCTGTAGCAATTATCCCTTCGAGTATTTAA
- a CDS encoding peptidoglycan-binding domain-containing protein has translation MLKKKAVLLAAFVFCFVNLFSVCSIQTFAASKVLKEGMSGSDVTSLQKDLRTLGYLKVSPTGYYGSLTKSAVERLQDSNGLDGDGIAGSKTISLISKLVDAKSNTTSRSSSSSGALKEGMSGSRVTQLQSDLKKLGYLSASPTGYYGSLTKAAVKKLQKKNGLDQDGVAGDATLTKINKLIGRTSTSTKKTTASRGSVDRTGGYLVSWYGGAENILGKGDIAEVYDINTGRTFKIKRTYGHNHADCETLTAEDTKIMKSIYGGDWGWDRRPIILTVNGRKLAASMAGMPHAGVEGSPADTYVSSRSGGYGGGDNLDAVKGNKMSGVFDIHFLNSRTHGTNKVDSKHQQALKDAAEWAEKNGF, from the coding sequence ATGCTAAAGAAAAAGGCAGTATTACTGGCAGCATTTGTGTTTTGCTTTGTAAATTTGTTTTCTGTTTGTTCTATTCAGACTTTTGCAGCATCTAAAGTATTAAAGGAAGGCATGAGCGGCAGTGACGTTACATCACTTCAGAAGGATTTGAGGACACTTGGTTACCTCAAAGTAAGCCCGACAGGCTATTATGGAAGTCTAACCAAATCAGCGGTTGAGAGGCTTCAAGATAGCAATGGCTTAGATGGTGACGGTATTGCAGGAAGCAAGACCATATCTTTAATAAGTAAGCTTGTAGATGCAAAGTCAAATACTACTTCCAGATCATCAAGTAGTTCCGGAGCTTTAAAAGAAGGTATGAGTGGAAGTAGGGTTACACAGCTACAAAGTGATTTGAAAAAACTTGGTTATCTTAGTGCAAGCCCAACAGGCTATTACGGAAGTCTTACCAAGGCAGCAGTTAAAAAACTGCAGAAAAAGAACGGCCTTGATCAGGATGGAGTAGCTGGGGATGCAACTTTGACTAAAATAAACAAGTTAATAGGAAGGACTAGCACTTCTACGAAAAAAACAACTGCATCAAGAGGTAGTGTTGACAGAACTGGTGGTTATCTCGTTTCGTGGTATGGCGGAGCGGAAAACATTTTGGGAAAAGGCGATATCGCTGAAGTTTACGATATCAATACTGGGCGCACTTTTAAAATAAAAAGGACATATGGTCATAATCATGCAGACTGTGAAACACTAACTGCAGAGGACACAAAAATAATGAAAAGTATTTATGGCGGCGACTGGGGCTGGGATAGAAGACCTATTATATTAACAGTTAATGGTCGCAAATTGGCAGCTTCCATGGCAGGTATGCCGCATGCAGGAGTAGAAGGATCACCAGCTGATACATATGTAAGCAGTAGAAGTGGTGGCTATGGTGGTGGCGATAATCTGGACGCAGTTAAGGGAAACAAAATGAGTGGCGTGTTTGACATTCATTTCTTAAACAGTAGAACTCATGGGACAAATAAAGTTGACTCAAAACATCAGCAAGCACTTAAAGATGCTGCTGAATGGGCTGAAAAGAACGGCTTTTAG
- a CDS encoding mannose-1-phosphate guanyltransferase: MKAIIMAGGEGSRLRPLTCDMPKPMVPVMNVPIMEHIVNLLKSHGITEIGVTLMYLPQKIKDYFGNGSHFGVNIHYFTEDTPLGTAGSVKNAEEFLDETFIVISGDSLTDMNIAQAIEFHKSKKSKATLVLTRVDVPLEYGVVITDKKGAITGFLEKPSWSEVFSDTVNTGTYILEPEVLNYMEKGEKTDFSQDLFPLLLDKREPMFGCIMSDYWCDIGDLQAYLQAHYDALEGKVKLNMALTEIKEGIWVGNGAIIDPHAVLNPPCVIGDNCRIGSGAVIDSFSILGSNNVIEDEATIKRSVLWNGNYIEYGSEIRGAILCNKINLKHYVRIFENAVVGDNCTINERAILKPNIKIWPQKTVDPLAIVDRNIIWGSRHSKTIFGENGLSGIINVDISPEFATRLGAAYGSIFKKGSKVIVSSTTSNSARMFKHAFISGMLSVGVEVFNMSSLLTPISRHAISFLSVEGGIHIKLSDDNPNKLRVDFMDAKGASISRVMERKIENSFFREDFKRCSGEEISRLNNITDFKNYYVRSILNEIDTDAIRSKAPKICIVSPSDFVISIVVPMLTDLGCKVASFSSSNLNEIDTIVDEIKSNNASFAAFIDSNGETLVLIDKNGNTVKDDMFISLTSLISFKANPGSKVVVPITAPSIIEIMAEKYHGKVVRTKTSPQAVMEQMLNHNLFKNRENMNQFLLNFDALAGLVKILEFFCVKDTTLSETLKEIPDFYVSKKKIFCPWELKGRVMRNLITEKNGEKVELLDGVKFILENGWALILPDADLPLCRIYSEGETPNVAETISEKYLEKIKVIINS, encoded by the coding sequence ATGAAAGCAATTATAATGGCTGGTGGTGAAGGATCAAGATTACGTCCTCTTACATGTGACATGCCAAAACCAATGGTTCCCGTGATGAATGTACCAATAATGGAGCACATAGTTAATTTACTTAAGTCACATGGTATAACTGAAATAGGCGTCACTTTAATGTATTTACCCCAAAAGATCAAGGACTATTTTGGCAATGGCTCTCACTTTGGAGTTAACATCCATTACTTTACTGAAGATACTCCACTTGGAACTGCAGGTAGTGTTAAAAATGCAGAAGAGTTTCTTGATGAAACTTTTATTGTAATAAGCGGCGATTCACTCACAGATATGAATATTGCCCAGGCCATTGAATTCCACAAATCCAAGAAATCTAAAGCTACTCTGGTTTTAACCCGTGTAGACGTACCTTTAGAGTACGGTGTTGTCATTACCGATAAAAAGGGCGCCATAACCGGCTTTCTTGAAAAACCAAGTTGGAGTGAAGTTTTTAGCGATACGGTCAATACTGGTACATACATATTAGAGCCGGAAGTTCTGAATTATATGGAAAAGGGCGAGAAGACAGATTTCAGTCAGGACCTGTTTCCATTATTGCTAGATAAAAGAGAGCCCATGTTTGGCTGCATAATGTCTGATTACTGGTGTGACATAGGAGACCTTCAGGCTTACCTCCAAGCTCATTATGATGCCCTCGAGGGTAAAGTTAAATTGAATATGGCTTTAACTGAGATCAAAGAAGGTATATGGGTTGGTAATGGCGCAATTATTGATCCTCATGCGGTTTTAAATCCGCCCTGTGTAATTGGTGACAATTGCCGGATTGGTAGTGGTGCAGTAATTGATAGTTTTAGTATTCTTGGAAGCAATAATGTAATTGAAGATGAAGCAACTATTAAGAGAAGTGTTCTATGGAATGGAAACTATATCGAATATGGCTCTGAGATAAGGGGTGCTATTCTTTGTAATAAAATCAATCTAAAACATTATGTACGTATTTTTGAAAATGCAGTAGTCGGAGACAATTGCACCATAAATGAACGGGCTATTTTAAAGCCTAATATCAAGATTTGGCCTCAAAAGACAGTAGATCCGTTAGCTATTGTTGATAGAAATATCATATGGGGCTCCAGGCATTCCAAAACAATTTTTGGTGAAAATGGCCTTTCAGGGATAATTAATGTGGATATTTCTCCTGAGTTTGCGACCCGTTTGGGAGCAGCTTATGGTTCTATATTCAAAAAAGGCTCCAAAGTTATTGTAAGCTCAACTACATCGAACTCTGCAAGAATGTTCAAACATGCTTTTATTTCCGGAATGTTGTCTGTTGGTGTCGAAGTCTTTAACATGAGCAGTCTTTTGACCCCGATCTCACGACATGCAATCAGTTTTCTTTCTGTTGAAGGTGGAATACACATAAAGCTAAGCGACGATAATCCAAACAAATTGAGAGTAGACTTTATGGATGCAAAAGGTGCCAGCATCAGCAGAGTTATGGAACGAAAAATCGAAAATTCCTTCTTCCGTGAAGATTTTAAACGTTGTTCCGGCGAAGAAATCAGCCGGCTCAACAATATAACCGATTTTAAAAATTACTATGTACGTTCCATACTCAATGAAATAGATACTGATGCAATAAGAAGTAAGGCTCCCAAGATATGTATCGTTTCACCTTCAGACTTCGTTATATCAATAGTGGTGCCTATGCTCACAGACCTTGGATGTAAGGTTGCAAGCTTTTCGTCCTCAAACTTGAATGAGATTGACACAATTGTCGATGAGATTAAAAGTAACAATGCAAGCTTTGCTGCCTTTATAGACAGTAACGGTGAAACCCTTGTCCTTATCGATAAAAACGGCAATACTGTAAAGGATGATATGTTCATTTCCCTGACCTCACTTATCTCCTTTAAAGCCAATCCGGGATCAAAGGTTGTTGTACCTATAACCGCTCCATCAATAATTGAAATTATGGCAGAAAAATACCATGGCAAGGTTGTACGTACAAAGACTTCACCTCAGGCAGTTATGGAACAAATGCTTAATCACAATCTTTTTAAAAACAGGGAAAATATGAATCAGTTCCTGCTAAACTTCGATGCTCTTGCAGGACTTGTGAAAATTCTTGAATTCTTCTGTGTAAAGGATACGACTTTATCTGAAACACTTAAAGAAATACCTGATTTCTACGTAAGTAAAAAGAAAATTTTCTGTCCATGGGAACTAAAAGGACGGGTTATGAGAAATCTTATAACTGAAAAAAATGGTGAGAAGGTTGAACTCCTTGACGGTGTGAAATTTATACTTGAAAACGGTTGGGCTCTTATCCTTCCTGATGCAGACCTTCCACTTTGCAGAATATATTCGGAGGGGGAAACTCCAAACGTAGCCGAGACAATCTCAGAGAAATATCTTGAAAAGATCAAGGTAATTATTAATTCATAG
- a CDS encoding RluA family pseudouridine synthase — MQTLIIAEDSSNKRIDKVLKEKYPNMPQNFMYKAFRKKDVKVNGIRVKEDYIANLGDKVEVYIIDEILEGKSISEPTDYFKAFTVIYEDKNLLIVNKKQGIPVHPDKDQAENTLIDLVTAYIREKEVTSKTSGFSPALCHRLDRNTGGLIIIAKNNEALKVMLEKIKNKEVKKYYQCLVRGKMEKPQGILKAYLEKDERKSRVYINDYKTRNSLEIITKYKTLSIIDNITADDSASLLEVELVTGRTHQIRAHMSYIGHPIVGDGKYGDNTLNRTLKAKYQALWAYKLKFEFSKGGGILNYLNGKEFKVMPDFSNILPIRNI; from the coding sequence ATGCAAACACTGATAATAGCTGAAGACAGCTCAAATAAACGAATTGACAAAGTTTTAAAAGAAAAGTACCCAAATATGCCTCAAAACTTTATGTATAAAGCTTTTAGAAAAAAAGATGTAAAAGTAAACGGTATAAGGGTTAAAGAAGATTATATAGCCAATCTTGGCGATAAAGTTGAAGTATATATAATTGATGAAATTCTGGAAGGTAAGAGTATATCCGAACCTACAGATTACTTCAAAGCATTTACAGTCATATATGAGGATAAAAACCTGTTAATCGTCAATAAAAAACAAGGTATCCCTGTACATCCAGATAAAGATCAGGCAGAGAATACCTTAATTGACCTCGTAACTGCGTATATACGAGAAAAAGAAGTTACAAGCAAAACATCCGGATTTTCACCTGCACTCTGTCATAGGCTTGACCGTAATACTGGCGGACTAATAATTATTGCTAAAAATAATGAAGCCTTAAAGGTAATGCTGGAAAAAATCAAAAACAAAGAAGTAAAAAAGTATTACCAATGCTTAGTAAGAGGCAAGATGGAAAAGCCCCAAGGTATCCTTAAAGCTTACCTTGAGAAAGACGAAAGAAAAAGCCGGGTTTACATTAACGATTATAAAACGAGGAACTCTCTTGAGATAATTACCAAGTATAAAACACTTTCAATCATTGACAATATAACAGCTGATGACAGTGCAAGTTTATTGGAAGTTGAACTGGTTACAGGACGAACCCATCAGATAAGGGCTCACATGTCATATATAGGTCACCCAATAGTGGGTGACGGCAAATATGGCGACAACACTTTAAACCGAACACTTAAAGCAAAATACCAAGCTCTGTGGGCTTACAAGTTGAAATTTGAATTCAGTAAAGGCGGAGGTATTCTAAACTATCTCAACGGAAAAGAATTTAAAGTTATGCCGGATTTTAGCAACATTCTCCCGATAAGAAATATCTAA
- a CDS encoding CAP domain-containing protein, translated as MNRKLVLLIVLSIIFTVGLGFSGFDSRSINAAPTFEKVNFISAVVTANLLNVRQGPSTNFPVVCVLKKGQWVNVIGKLGDWYAVYEPESRCVGAVSGEFIKEASTTNKTTTNKTTTSGKGSTGKTKTVPKVVATPKPTASIISTPITGVTQDDQTLLNLVNKARADAGVGSLQFDAELMKVARLKAKDMVDNNYFSHQSPTYGSPFDMMRQFGISFKTAGENIAGNRTVEGAFQAWMNSEGHKKNILNSGFNYTGIGIVDSSKYGKMLVQQFIGK; from the coding sequence ATGAACAGGAAATTGGTCTTACTGATTGTTTTGTCGATCATATTTACTGTAGGGTTAGGATTTTCGGGGTTTGACTCAAGGAGTATCAACGCAGCGCCTACATTTGAAAAGGTTAATTTTATATCAGCGGTTGTAACTGCTAACCTTTTGAATGTAAGGCAGGGGCCTTCAACAAATTTCCCTGTTGTATGTGTACTTAAGAAGGGCCAATGGGTAAATGTTATTGGAAAGTTGGGAGATTGGTATGCAGTTTATGAACCAGAATCAAGGTGCGTAGGGGCAGTATCCGGAGAGTTTATCAAAGAGGCATCAACTACTAACAAGACAACTACTAATAAGACAACAACTTCCGGTAAAGGTTCAACAGGAAAAACAAAGACAGTTCCAAAGGTTGTTGCTACACCAAAGCCAACAGCATCAATAATTTCGACACCGATTACAGGGGTAACCCAGGATGATCAGACATTATTGAATCTTGTTAATAAAGCTAGAGCAGATGCAGGAGTGGGCTCACTTCAATTTGATGCTGAACTTATGAAAGTAGCCAGATTGAAAGCAAAAGACATGGTTGATAACAATTATTTTTCACATCAATCACCAACTTACGGCTCACCTTTTGATATGATGAGACAGTTTGGTATTAGCTTTAAGACAGCAGGAGAAAACATAGCAGGGAACAGAACTGTTGAAGGTGCGTTTCAAGCATGGATGAATTCTGAAGGTCATAAAAAGAATATTTTGAATTCAGGATTTAACTATACAGGAATAGGTATTGTGGATAGTTCTAAATATGGTAAAATGCTGGTACAACAGTTTATAGGTAAATAG
- the ispF gene encoding 2-C-methyl-D-erythritol 2,4-cyclodiphosphate synthase, whose protein sequence is MIVGIGQDSHRFDFEDNDKKLILGGVVFEDAPPLDGNSDADVILHSITNAISGVTCVNILGAVSDDLCLNKGIKDSSVYLKEALKYLDEKKIVHISISIECLIPKITPKIPEMRKSISELLGIPESAVGITATTGEGLTQFGQGKGIQVFSCITVD, encoded by the coding sequence ATGATAGTGGGAATTGGCCAGGATAGTCATAGGTTTGACTTTGAAGACAATGATAAAAAATTAATACTTGGAGGAGTAGTATTCGAAGATGCTCCACCTCTTGACGGCAATAGTGATGCAGACGTGATTCTCCATTCTATCACCAATGCAATCTCCGGTGTAACATGTGTAAATATACTTGGAGCGGTAAGTGACGATTTGTGCTTGAATAAGGGCATAAAGGATAGCAGTGTATATTTAAAAGAAGCGCTTAAATACTTGGACGAAAAAAAGATAGTCCACATTTCCATTTCCATAGAGTGTCTTATACCAAAGATAACACCTAAAATACCTGAAATGCGAAAAAGTATATCCGAGTTACTTGGCATACCTGAAAGTGCTGTCGGAATCACCGCTACAACAGGAGAAGGTCTCACCCAATTCGGCCAAGGAAAAGGAATTCAGGTCTTTAGCTGTATTACAGTTGATTAA